One Oncorhynchus masou masou isolate Uvic2021 chromosome 18, UVic_Omas_1.1, whole genome shotgun sequence DNA window includes the following coding sequences:
- the brpf3b gene encoding bromodomain and PHD finger-containing protein 3, with protein sequence MRKPRRRGHLAGGGDAGGRKSYQAGRGRGGARQRSPSPYSLKVSPTRETLTYSQAQKVVEVDLDGRLHRISIVDPLMVITEDEMTAQDITECNSNKENSEQPVAPASANPGRKPPAMPRGRKKDSKHSSSTSSSSSSTPQNHCPNSHSQPHNNKTNSSHHHHPTPLPEPTFRMLEAFIPCAAPSLPTAYYRYIERSAEEQEAEAEYDMDEEDAAWLEMVNARRASDGHATVSPDTFELLVDRLEEESYREARSRAPSQSAIDDDAFCCVCLDDECLNSNVILFCDACNLAVHQECYGVPYIPEGQWLCRCCLQSPQRPVDCVLCPNRGGAFKQTSDGRWAHVVCAIWIPEVCFANTVFLEPVEGVDNIPPARWKLTCYLCKQKGRGAAIQCHKANCYTAFHVTCAQRAGLFMKIDPVRETNVNGTTFSVKKTAFCEVHSPPGQEGGAGGSDEEDPTGRAVGGRASRGRSAYTEAPQVQKRSKKEGKHGKRKGKKGLEVAANRAATTPMVAVPQIPTQRLNTICKGILVQRKNQFMQRLHNYWLLKRQSRNGVALIRRLHSHVQSQRHIEQPEPDEKVCAVREELKYWQKLRQDLERARLLVELIRKREKLKREQVKVHQAALELQLTPMQVLLRSTLDQLQEKDAGQIFAQPVNLKEVPDYLEFISQPMDFSTMRSKLEAHSYNSLAHLEVDFNLTVANCLLYNAKDTLFHRAALRLRDLGGAILRHAQRQAHNTGLDPATGMHLAESPQKHDYYRCTWEDVDTLLDPENRLHMSPEEQLKELLDKLDVVATMRSSGARTRRIRLLRREINSIRYRQGQHHRNSLLNGDVKDEEEEGKDAEADNGLSSDKEDLKCTPPPTLEPTCLAPPPLQGDAPLEPPTLRPMTGELRTLGHPKKRLKLDSESSESGSPTLDATRNNCTKAEEAPSLYCGGLVVNGLSDTLSPRPATAGVGRRTSVLFKKAKNGAKLLREKDSLGGSVPLTPNSALSTPLSTPSKIPQQTSFTTPERGTPSQGAISEGELDKTPNHTPETRLTNGFKTDNDGGSDSDCSPPPILHKEISAPPKRSLGKPALSKVPFFETVTGDADYTATGSGTLMPFENVVALEPLDLVWAKCRGYPSYPALIIDPEMPQEGLFHNGVPIPVPPLDVLQLGEQRTEEAGEKLFLVLFFDNKRTWQWLPQDKVTPLGVDDTGDKLRMMEGRKTTIRKSVQVAYDRAMVHQSRVRRDQAFVPSNYL encoded by the exons ATGAGGAAGCCACGGCGGAGGGGCCACCTGGCCGGGGGAGGGGATGCGGGTGGGAGAAAGTCTTACCAAGCTGGTAGGGGACGAGGTGGGGCCAGGCAGCGCTCCCCTTCACCCTACAGCCTCAAGGTGTCCCCAACCAGAGAGACACTGACTTATTCCCAGGCCCAGAAAGTGGTGGAAGTAGACTTGGATGGCAGGCTCCACCGGATCTCCATCGTGGACCCTCTGATGGTCATCACAGAGGACGAGATGACGGCCCAGGACATCACTGAGTGCAACAGCAACAAAGAGAACAGCGAACAGCCCGTTGCACCCGCCAGTGCCAACCCCGGACGCAAGCCGCCCGCCATGCCCAGAGGCCGCAAGAAAGACTCAAAACATTCCTCCTCCACATCATCGTCCTCTTCCTCCACACCTCAGAACCACTGCCCCAACTCTCACTCACAACCCCACAACAACAAGACTAACTCCTCACACCACCATCATCCGACGCCCCTACCCGAGCCCACCTTCCGCATGCTGGAGGCCTTCATCCCTTGTGCGGCACCTTCTCTGCCCACGGCCTACTACCGCTACATAGAGCGCTCGGCAGAGGAGCAGGAGGCAGAGGCAGAGTATGACATGGACGAGGAGGACGCGGCCTGGCTGGAGATGGTGAACGCCAGGCGGGCGTCAGACGGCCACGCCACAGTCTCCCCTGACACGTTCGAGCTGCTGGTGGACCGCCTGGAGGAGGAGTCTTACCGGGAGGCTCGCAGTCGGGCGCCCTCTCAGAGCGCCATCGACGACGATGCCTTCTGCTGCGTGTGCCTGGACGACGAGTGCCTCAACAGCAACGTCATCCTCTTCTGTGACGCCTGCAACCTGGCTGTGCACCAGGAGTGCTACGGCGTGCCCTACATCCCAGAGGGCCAGTGGCTGTGCCGCTGCTGCCTGCAGTCGCCCCAGCGGCCTGTGGATTGTGTGCTATGCCCCAACCGGGGTGGCGCTTTCAAGCAGACCAGTGATGGGCGCTGGGCCCACGTGGTGTGTGCCATCTGGATCCCCGAGGTGTGCTTCGCCAACACTGTTTTCCTGGAACCTGTGGAAGGGGTGGACAACATCCCACCCGCCCGCTGGAAGCTCACTTGCTACCTTTGCAAGCAGAAAGGTCGTGGCGCTGCCATCCAGTGCCACAAGGCCAACTGCTACACAGCCTTCCATGTCACGTGCGCCCAGCGTGCCGGGCTCTTCATGAAGATCGACCCCGTGCGGGAAACCAACGTCAACGGCACCACCTTCTCTGTGAAGAAGACAGCCTTCTGTGAGGTGCACTCGCCGCCGGGCCAGGAGGGGGGAGCGGGGGGGTCGGACGAGGAGGATCCCACAGGGAGGGCGGTGGGGGGCCGGGCTAGCCGGGGGCGCAGTGCATACACAGAGGCCCCACAGGTGCAGAAGCGGAGCAAGAAGGAGGGCAAGCACgggaagaggaaggggaagaagggtctggaggtggcTGCCAACCGCGCCGCCACTACACCGATGGTCGCAGTTCCACAGATCCCCACTCAAAG GTTGAACACCATCTGCAAAGGGATTCTGGTCCAGAGGAAGAACCAGTTCATGCAAAGGCTGCACAACTATTGGCTCCTGAAACGCCAGTCACGGAACGGGGTCGCACTCATTCGTCGTCTGCACTCCCATGTCCAATCACAGAGGCACATTGAACAG CCGGAGCCTGATGAGAAGGTGTGTGCTGTGAGGGAGGAGCTGAAGTACTGGCAGAAGTTGCGACAGGACCTGGAAAGAGCCCGGCTATTGGTGGAGCTCATCCGCAAGCGGGAGAAACTGAAGAGAGAGCAG GTCAAGGTTCACCAGGCGGCCCTGGAGCTACAGCTGACCCCAATGCAGGTGCTGCTGCGCTCCACACTGGACCAGCTGCAGGAGAAAGATGCAGGCCAGATCTTTGCACAGCCCGTCAACCTCAAGGAG gtcccAGACTACCTGGAGTTTATCAGCCAGCCAATGGACTTCTCCACCATGCGCTCCAAGCTGGAAGCCCACAGTTACAACTCGCTGGCCCACCTGGAGGTTGACTTCAACCTGACGGTGGCCAACTGCCTGCTGTACAACGCCAAGGATACACTGTTCCACCGTGCTGCCCTACGTCTCCGTGACCTGGGGGGTGCAATCCTCCGTCACGCCCAGCGACAGGCCCACAACACTGGCCTAGACCCGGCCACGGGCATGCATCTTGCAGAGTCGCCCCAGAAACACGACTACTACCGCTGCACCTGGGAGGACG TGGACACCCTGCTGGACCCCGAGAACCGCCTGCACATGTCTCCTGAGGAGCAGCTGAAGGAGCTGCTGGACAAGCTGGACGTGGTGGCCACCATGCGCTCCAGCGGCGCCCGCACCCGCCGCATCCGCCTCCTGCGCCGCGAGATCAACAGCATCCGGTACCGACAGGGCCAGCACCACCGCAATTCGCTCCTCAACGGAGATGtcaaagatgaagaggaggaggggaaagacgCAGAGGCTGACAACGGCCTGTCTTCAGATAAAG AGGACCTCAAATGTACCCCTCCCCCAACGCTGGAGCCAACGTGCCTGGCACCTCCCCCTCTGCAGGGAGATGCACCCCTGGAGCCCCCCACGCTGCGCCCCATGACGGGggagctaaggaccctgggccATCCCAAAAAGCGCCTGAAATTGGACAGCGAGAGCTCAGAAAGTGGTTCTCCAACCCTTGACGCTACAAGAAACAATTGCACTAAAGCAGAAGAGGCGCCCAGTTTATACTGTGGCGGGTTGGTGGTCAACGGCCTTTCAGACACCTTGTCCCCACGCCCTGCCACCGCGGGAGTAGGGCGCCGGACTTCTGTGCTTTTCAAAAAAGCAAAGAACGGAGCAAAGCTGcttagagagaaagacagtctTGGCGGTAGTGTCCCCCTGACCCCCAATTCCGCTTTAAGTACCCCTTTATCTACCCCGTCTAAGATCCCCCAGCAGACCTCATTCACCACACCTGAACGGGGGACCCCTAGTCAAGGTGCCATCTCAGAGGGGGAGCTGGACAAGACCCCTAACCATACACCGGAGACTA GACTCACCAATGGGTTCAAAACGGACAACGATGGTGGTTCTGACTCAGACTGTAGCCCCCCACCAATCCTTCACAAAGAAAT CAGCGCACCACCCAAACGAAGCCTCGGAAAACCAGCACTTTCCAAAGTACCTTTCTTTGAGACTGTTACCGGGGATGCAGATTACACCGCTACAG GCAGTGGTACCCTGATGCCTTTTGAAAATGTAGTGGCGCTGGAGCCTCTGGACTTGGTCTGGGCCAAGTGTCGGGGATACCCCTCCTACCCTGCATTG ATCATTGACCCTGAGATGCCCCAGGAGGGTTTGTTTCACAACGGGGTCCCCATCCCTGTGCCCCCACTGGACGTCCTGCAGCTGggggagcagaggacagaggaggctgGGGAGAAGCTCTTTCTGGTGCTCTTCTTTGACAACAAGAGGACatg GCAGTGGCTCCCGCAGGACAAAGTGACTCCTCTGGGTGTGGACGACACGGGTGACAAGCTGCGTATGATGGAGGGTAGGAAGACCACCATCCGCAAGTCTGTGCAGGTGGCCTACGACCGCGCCATGGTCCACCAGAGCCGCGTGCGCCGGGACCAAGCCTTTGTCCCGTCAAACTACCTGTAG